One Rhodopirellula bahusiensis genomic region harbors:
- a CDS encoding glucan biosynthesis protein: MYFDVCVARLFSFSGLASVLALLLTAPAAQALDLIDVRDFESLKKLAAERSQQPYDPAAALPEPLASWQYDDYMKVKYRPERATWFDQGLPFWLETFHRGFVQTDLVELFTLNPSPSGDTISQRIAFNTNDFAYDEPLKADEIPPAGHAGFRVVGPFPNQPDAQEMLSFIGSSYFRGRSGNTIYGASARGLAINIAMMQEEEFPDFRAFWIQMPSAESDQIAILAFMDSPSVTGAYRFRLLPGNDVTRVKVQAQVFYRDRPEKIALAPLTSMWMWGDGLEGPPKDSRPSVHDSDGLLIQTGSEEWRWRAFARQSYPSVTSTDVDSLHGFGLIQRNRAFYHYDDHNARYDKRPSVWIKPDMPWPNGRIELLELPGAHEGIDNLAAYWLPPEADVESEQTPSADDTETSTPPAAEISVVAASNQAANQPNDSTETIEPSLEFAYEVSFFAGDPPEHNVLGRATNLNVTRPEKAGEPIELEIRFAGPVLRSLPADSPPSIESKAIAGEICEQELKRTDEGDWILRFGVTLEEDNPGDRPVELSLQLVSEEQPVSETFGYLLPPTEPEFVYPAVYTRQE, translated from the coding sequence ATGTACTTCGATGTGTGTGTTGCGAGGCTCTTTTCCTTCTCTGGCCTCGCAAGTGTTCTCGCTCTATTGCTCACGGCACCCGCTGCCCAAGCGTTGGACCTGATCGACGTTCGCGACTTTGAATCACTGAAGAAGCTGGCCGCCGAGCGATCGCAACAGCCGTACGATCCGGCCGCCGCCTTGCCGGAACCGCTCGCGTCTTGGCAGTACGACGATTACATGAAGGTGAAGTATCGCCCTGAACGAGCCACCTGGTTCGATCAAGGTTTGCCGTTCTGGCTGGAGACGTTCCACCGAGGTTTTGTGCAAACGGATTTGGTTGAGCTGTTCACGCTCAATCCATCACCCAGCGGCGACACCATCAGCCAGCGCATCGCCTTCAACACGAACGACTTCGCCTACGACGAGCCACTGAAGGCCGACGAAATTCCGCCGGCGGGTCACGCTGGGTTTCGAGTCGTGGGCCCGTTCCCCAACCAACCCGACGCGCAAGAAATGCTGAGCTTCATCGGCTCCAGCTATTTTCGCGGTCGCAGCGGTAACACGATCTATGGTGCCTCCGCACGTGGGTTGGCGATCAACATCGCGATGATGCAAGAGGAAGAATTCCCCGACTTCCGAGCATTCTGGATTCAGATGCCATCCGCGGAATCAGACCAGATCGCGATTCTGGCGTTCATGGACAGCCCCAGTGTCACGGGCGCCTATCGGTTTCGATTGTTGCCAGGCAACGATGTGACTCGCGTGAAAGTCCAAGCTCAAGTCTTCTACCGTGATCGTCCGGAAAAGATCGCGTTGGCTCCACTTACCAGCATGTGGATGTGGGGCGATGGTCTCGAAGGCCCGCCCAAAGACAGCCGACCATCAGTTCACGACAGCGACGGTTTGCTCATTCAAACTGGCTCCGAAGAATGGCGTTGGCGAGCGTTTGCGAGGCAGAGCTATCCATCGGTGACATCCACCGATGTGGACTCACTCCACGGCTTTGGTTTGATCCAACGAAACCGAGCCTTCTATCACTACGACGACCACAACGCGCGGTACGACAAACGTCCCAGCGTCTGGATCAAACCCGATATGCCGTGGCCAAACGGTCGAATTGAATTGCTCGAATTGCCCGGCGCCCACGAAGGAATCGACAACTTGGCGGCGTATTGGTTGCCACCCGAAGCCGACGTTGAATCAGAACAGACTCCATCTGCGGACGACACTGAAACATCAACTCCCCCGGCCGCAGAAATCAGCGTTGTGGCTGCATCAAACCAAGCCGCAAATCAACCCAATGATTCGACCGAAACCATCGAACCCTCGCTCGAGTTCGCCTACGAGGTCAGCTTTTTCGCGGGCGATCCGCCCGAACACAACGTTCTTGGTCGAGCGACCAACCTGAACGTGACTCGCCCTGAGAAGGCGGGTGAACCGATTGAGTTGGAAATCCGCTTCGCCGGCCCGGTGCTTCGAAGCTTGCCTGCGGATTCGCCGCCATCCATCGAGTCCAAAGCAATCGCGGGTGAAATCTGCGAGCAAGAACTGAAACGTACCGACGAAGGCGATTGGATCTTGCGATTCGGCGTGACGCTCGAGGAAGACAATCCCGGCGACCGCCCAGTCGAGTTGTCACTGCAATTGGTCAGCGAAGAGCAACCGGTGTCGGAAACGTTTGGCTACTTGCTGCCGCCTACCGAGCCAGAGTTCGTGTATCCGGCCGTCTACACGCGGCAGGAGTAA
- a CDS encoding sugar phosphate isomerase/epimerase family protein, which yields MKTPLIHRRSALQLTATSAMAAWLAQPLNLLAQEAEKAAEKAGEPLPYMDRIGLQLYTLRDAMKSDPEATLKAVAEAGYRQVELMNIDDEAVRLAAIARDNGLIVHSAFMDFNVIAEPQKDGVGSVEQTLELAERIGLRHVVFGYIAKHQRDTADKCRAIADRANKAADQTRNAGMRMCYHNHSFEFATFNGAEAANATDETNQNGDEKKPDKLTAFDIFVERFDPHKMEFELDVFWAKIGGRDPIEMMRRLAGRISQVHLKDLKKDTPVITDEGQVPNDAFQELGNGIIDIPEVMKLAREIGVDQCHVEQDQSPAPLDSVRESVAFLKDASA from the coding sequence ATGAAGACTCCATTGATCCATCGCCGCTCGGCATTGCAATTGACCGCCACTTCCGCGATGGCGGCCTGGTTGGCTCAACCTTTGAATCTGCTGGCTCAAGAAGCCGAGAAAGCCGCTGAAAAGGCCGGCGAGCCATTGCCCTACATGGACCGCATCGGATTGCAGTTGTACACACTGCGTGATGCGATGAAATCCGACCCCGAGGCCACGCTGAAGGCGGTGGCTGAGGCTGGTTATCGCCAAGTCGAGTTGATGAACATCGACGATGAGGCCGTGCGGTTGGCGGCGATCGCACGTGACAATGGATTGATCGTTCACAGCGCTTTCATGGATTTCAATGTCATCGCTGAACCGCAAAAAGACGGAGTCGGTTCGGTCGAGCAAACCTTGGAATTGGCGGAACGCATTGGGTTGCGACACGTCGTGTTTGGCTACATCGCGAAACATCAACGCGATACGGCGGACAAATGCCGTGCGATCGCGGATCGAGCCAACAAGGCGGCTGATCAGACTCGCAACGCCGGGATGCGGATGTGCTATCACAACCATTCCTTCGAATTCGCGACGTTCAACGGAGCCGAGGCGGCAAACGCGACCGACGAGACGAATCAAAACGGTGACGAGAAGAAACCGGACAAGCTGACCGCGTTTGATATTTTCGTCGAGCGTTTTGATCCGCACAAAATGGAATTTGAATTGGACGTGTTCTGGGCCAAGATCGGCGGTCGCGATCCAATTGAAATGATGCGTCGATTGGCGGGTCGGATCAGCCAGGTGCACTTGAAGGATCTGAAGAAGGACACCCCGGTGATCACCGACGAAGGGCAAGTTCCCAACGACGCCTTCCAAGAGCTTGGCAATGGAATCATCGACATTCCCGAGGTGATGAAGTTGGCTCGTGAAATCGGCGTGGATCAATGTCACGTCGAACAGGATCAGTCGCCAGCGCCATTGGACAGCGTTCGAGAAAGCGTCGCATTCTTGAAGGACGCATCCGCCTGA
- a CDS encoding tetratricopeptide repeat protein — translation MNHRRSGQRSHSNLLRPIADTLGHPRVLAGVAVICFSALPVHSLQAAPLQAPDTTLEQEPATETAPAEEAQPAPPVAPVPPGAPPLLPSQMKQAADPGQADLDEAVLKRIDAESNDDLEAVASLIESALAKGLDDENQSFAKKMLGSIQLQRGQGLAGAMTRMRGRRALQVRDEALRVLDQAIENDPKLAEAHMLIARLNLLPDGDEERIAKATSAAIELLQDDPKELSTAYLLRAMTQDESEDQLADLTKAIELDPSNAEAVRQRAGLRMQEGDFDEAVEDLQKVLELDPTNEQIAAATVQQLVELDRADDALALLSKTIQARPSEGLYRLRALLYTNMDREDDALADLNKALAMQPKDPIALLQRAEISLRRDDVKDAKRDLDAAIDLAPQVEQLDQAIVVRCFIAVEEGRMADAINDMKILIDRSPDDVYRQLQLANLYLQDDRPRQAIDMLSGVLDRDPKNASVLRSRGDAYLAVGDHAEAIADYEKALTNLDADDEADAIILPSVLNNLAWVLATSPKDEVRNGARSLELGLRAVEMTEEAEGHILSTLAAGYAETGDFENAKKWSEKAVEAAQKELEEGASEESVQLKQLQEELESYRGNEPWREKQDTEENQIPLLSPDDLIDT, via the coding sequence ATGAATCATCGACGCAGCGGCCAGCGTTCACACTCGAACCTCCTCCGCCCCATTGCCGACACACTCGGCCACCCTCGCGTCTTGGCGGGCGTCGCGGTCATTTGTTTCTCTGCGTTGCCTGTCCATTCGTTGCAGGCCGCTCCTTTGCAAGCTCCCGACACGACGCTTGAACAAGAACCGGCGACTGAAACTGCCCCGGCCGAAGAAGCTCAACCGGCACCTCCCGTCGCACCGGTCCCTCCGGGTGCGCCCCCGTTGTTGCCTTCGCAAATGAAGCAAGCGGCGGATCCCGGCCAAGCTGACTTGGACGAAGCCGTCCTGAAACGCATCGATGCGGAATCCAACGATGATCTGGAGGCTGTCGCTTCGCTGATCGAATCCGCCTTGGCCAAGGGACTCGACGACGAAAATCAATCTTTCGCGAAAAAGATGCTCGGCAGCATCCAACTGCAACGAGGCCAAGGCCTGGCGGGTGCGATGACTCGCATGAGAGGCCGCCGCGCATTGCAAGTCCGTGACGAAGCCCTGCGAGTTCTCGATCAGGCGATCGAAAATGATCCCAAGTTGGCCGAAGCTCACATGCTGATCGCCCGGTTGAACCTGCTTCCCGATGGTGACGAAGAACGAATCGCCAAAGCGACCTCGGCCGCCATCGAACTGTTGCAAGACGATCCCAAAGAACTCAGCACGGCTTATTTGCTTCGCGCGATGACCCAAGACGAATCCGAGGATCAATTGGCGGATCTGACTAAAGCAATCGAACTGGATCCGAGCAACGCCGAAGCCGTCCGTCAACGAGCGGGACTTCGAATGCAGGAAGGCGACTTCGACGAAGCAGTCGAAGACTTGCAAAAGGTTCTCGAACTCGACCCCACAAACGAACAAATCGCAGCGGCCACGGTTCAGCAACTGGTCGAGCTCGATCGTGCCGACGATGCACTGGCATTGCTCAGCAAAACCATCCAAGCCCGCCCAAGCGAAGGCTTGTATCGTCTGCGAGCGTTGCTGTACACGAACATGGACCGCGAAGATGACGCGTTGGCGGATCTGAACAAAGCTCTCGCGATGCAGCCCAAGGATCCAATCGCTTTGCTGCAACGTGCGGAAATCTCGCTTCGCCGCGACGATGTCAAAGATGCCAAACGTGACTTGGACGCCGCTATCGATTTGGCACCTCAAGTCGAACAACTCGATCAAGCCATCGTGGTTCGCTGTTTCATCGCGGTGGAAGAAGGACGAATGGCGGACGCGATCAACGACATGAAAATCTTGATCGACCGCAGTCCCGATGATGTGTATCGCCAATTGCAACTGGCCAACCTCTATCTACAAGACGATCGACCTCGCCAAGCCATCGACATGCTCAGTGGTGTGCTGGATCGTGATCCCAAGAATGCATCCGTCTTGCGATCTCGCGGCGACGCTTACCTCGCCGTTGGCGATCACGCCGAAGCCATCGCGGACTACGAAAAAGCGTTGACCAACCTCGATGCCGATGACGAAGCCGACGCAATCATCCTCCCCAGCGTGCTGAATAACTTGGCATGGGTCCTCGCAACTTCGCCGAAAGACGAAGTTCGAAATGGCGCCCGTTCGCTCGAACTCGGTCTGCGTGCTGTCGAGATGACCGAAGAAGCCGAGGGCCACATCCTGAGCACCCTGGCCGCCGGTTACGCGGAAACAGGTGACTTCGAAAACGCCAAGAAGTGGAGCGAAAAAGCGGTCGAAGCCGCCCAAAAGGAACTCGAAGAAGGAGCCAGCGAGGAATCGGTTCAGCTCAAACAACTGCAGGAAGAGCTGGAATCCTATCGCGGCAACGAACCTTGGCGTGAGAAGCAAGACACGGAGGAAAATCAGATTCCGTTGCTCTCACCCGACGATTTGATCGACACTTGA
- the floA gene encoding flotillin-like protein FloA (flotillin-like protein involved in membrane lipid rafts) — MIASLLLDTLPLAQMPKVTTALLVGALVIFAGIVVVLFIFTSYFGLWIQSVLTGSKISFGNLIGMTFRKVNTRAIVRSKIMATQAGLDDPELTVGALEAHYLAGGNVQQVIRALIAAKKAKTISLTFREATAIDLAGRDVLESVQTSVYPKVIDCPPRGSAKPSLDAVAKDGIQLKVRARVTVRANLQQLIGGATEETIIARVGEGIVSAIGSADNHKAVLENPDVISKAVLVKKLDSQTAFEIVSIDIADIDVGANIGARLQADQAEADTAVARANAEGKRAAAVAEEQEMQALIAKSQAEVVEAQADVPRAMAEAFRSGKLLVMDYYRLQNVNADTDMRKALAGHSQESDVVEEGR, encoded by the coding sequence ATGATCGCATCGCTGTTGCTGGACACCCTGCCTTTGGCTCAGATGCCCAAGGTCACCACCGCACTTTTGGTTGGTGCGTTGGTGATTTTCGCCGGGATCGTCGTGGTGCTGTTTATCTTCACCAGTTACTTCGGATTGTGGATCCAATCCGTGCTGACGGGATCCAAAATCTCGTTTGGCAACTTGATTGGGATGACCTTTCGAAAGGTCAACACTCGGGCGATTGTGCGAAGCAAGATCATGGCGACCCAGGCTGGGTTGGATGATCCCGAATTGACGGTCGGCGCGCTCGAGGCGCATTACCTGGCCGGAGGAAATGTTCAACAAGTCATTCGGGCGTTGATCGCCGCGAAAAAAGCGAAGACGATTTCTCTGACGTTCCGAGAGGCGACGGCGATTGACCTCGCAGGTCGCGACGTATTGGAATCAGTTCAAACGAGCGTCTATCCCAAAGTCATCGATTGCCCGCCACGTGGTTCCGCGAAACCTTCGTTGGATGCGGTTGCGAAAGATGGGATTCAGCTGAAGGTTCGGGCACGAGTGACGGTGCGAGCCAACTTGCAACAGTTGATTGGTGGTGCGACGGAAGAAACCATCATCGCCCGCGTCGGAGAAGGGATCGTTAGCGCGATTGGCTCGGCGGACAACCACAAGGCGGTTCTCGAAAACCCCGACGTGATCAGTAAAGCCGTGTTGGTGAAGAAGCTGGATTCGCAAACCGCGTTCGAGATCGTTTCGATCGACATCGCTGACATCGACGTGGGTGCGAACATCGGTGCTCGGTTGCAGGCCGATCAAGCGGAAGCTGACACCGCCGTGGCTCGAGCCAATGCGGAAGGCAAGCGTGCCGCCGCGGTCGCTGAAGAACAAGAAATGCAGGCGTTGATTGCCAAGAGTCAAGCTGAAGTGGTCGAGGCCCAAGCCGATGTGCCACGCGCGATGGCCGAGGCTTTCCGGAGCGGTAAGCTCTTGGTGATGGATTACTACCGATTGCAAAACGTGAACGCCGACACTGACATGCGAAAAGCGCTTGCCGGCCATTCGCAGGAATCCGACGTGGTGGAAGAAGGTCGCTGA
- a CDS encoding 2-hydroxyacid dehydrogenase, translating to MPVSKKAAKGNPDVETPRTRIETMKHSVLVTRQIPGDSLQRLREVCEVEVWPETLPPSRDELCRLVKGRHGLLTMLSDRVDGELMDVAGDQLCVVSNYAVGYNNIDVDAAKIRGIAVGNTPDVLTDATADLAVSLLFAASRHVLTAGNQVCDGEWKTWEPTGWLGVEPAGKTLGIVGMGRIGKATAKRLVGGWEMDLLYTSRSDQTDMEKELSGRRVELDTLLAESDFVSVHVALTDQTRNLIDEDAISKMKSTAVLVNTARGEIIDQDALVKALESRSIFAAGLDVTTPEPLSADHPLVKSPHCVILPHIGSATHASRNAMSEIAVDNLIAGLSDQPLRCSVT from the coding sequence ATGCCGGTTTCGAAGAAAGCCGCGAAGGGGAATCCGGACGTTGAAACGCCAAGAACGAGAATTGAGACGATGAAACACAGCGTATTGGTCACACGGCAAATTCCCGGCGATTCGCTGCAGCGTCTTCGAGAGGTTTGTGAAGTCGAGGTTTGGCCCGAGACATTGCCGCCCAGTCGCGATGAGCTTTGTCGGCTTGTCAAAGGACGGCATGGATTGCTGACAATGTTGAGCGATCGGGTCGACGGTGAGTTGATGGATGTCGCGGGAGATCAGCTTTGTGTCGTCAGCAATTACGCGGTCGGATACAACAACATCGACGTCGACGCGGCCAAGATCCGCGGCATTGCGGTGGGGAATACGCCGGACGTGCTGACCGATGCGACCGCTGATTTGGCGGTTTCGCTGCTCTTTGCGGCCTCGCGGCACGTTCTGACCGCCGGCAACCAGGTTTGTGACGGCGAGTGGAAAACTTGGGAGCCGACCGGTTGGTTGGGCGTCGAACCCGCGGGCAAGACGCTGGGGATCGTCGGCATGGGACGCATCGGAAAGGCAACTGCGAAGCGATTGGTCGGCGGTTGGGAAATGGATTTGCTTTACACCTCCCGGAGCGACCAAACGGATATGGAAAAAGAATTGAGCGGCCGCCGCGTCGAACTCGACACTTTGTTGGCCGAAAGCGATTTCGTGTCCGTCCATGTCGCGTTGACCGACCAAACTCGCAACCTGATTGATGAAGATGCGATCTCGAAAATGAAGTCGACTGCGGTGCTGGTCAATACGGCTCGCGGCGAGATCATCGATCAAGACGCTTTGGTGAAGGCTCTCGAAAGTCGATCGATTTTCGCGGCGGGATTGGACGTGACCACTCCCGAACCGTTGTCCGCCGATCACCCGTTGGTGAAGTCGCCTCATTGTGTGATCCTGCCACACATTGGCAGTGCGACTCACGCTAGTCGCAATGCGATGTCCGAGATTGCGGTCGACAATTTGATCGCGGGGTTGTCCGATCAGCCGCTCCGGTGCTCGGTGACTTGA
- a CDS encoding YihY/virulence factor BrkB family protein, with protein sequence MRHWWNYIVETIERPRDELSRRQHQLRTAWDLVIHCSEQLHRHRAEGMAAELTYRTIFSLIPVVVLGLVMFRVFGGLDDVQLRVENQLYSFFGVPQIPAEYIPVPEPEPGALPIEASLDPTEVNTPDFADSDDPVIETIVPEEGEVADVDENGATGEEGIGGGADGMMQGDATDPTIDGYPPTPEAAAGEAIDAEEMEGKAEADDQAREIIRQTLHGATSKIASLDFASIGVFGLLLFIYAAVALADATEYLFNRIFDAPTQRPIHLRVAVHWSIITLGSGLLALSLYMSAQVIDWFGDLGAGSGPVWILQHALSLLAGWVLLFLLYALMPNTHVSVRAAVMGSAVSAVLWEVAKYGFQIYVTTAVPYLELYGSIGVIPLFLLWIYLTWLIVLFGLILTYTLQTVRGKEFRRGGEKQEDLPAGDPDWMLPIMTEVAIAFADGEAVGRQELSDRLGLSSRVVHEMENRLIEANFLRRVVTGAGQENQLTLARPANNILLAEVMRLAHRFRPASNHPAWKTLADLKEAECVAAGTRSLADWMTEDLPPEADANSAEVVGDTSEEDADSDG encoded by the coding sequence GTGCGTCACTGGTGGAACTACATTGTCGAAACGATTGAACGCCCGCGGGACGAACTGTCTCGCCGCCAGCATCAACTTCGCACGGCCTGGGATTTAGTCATTCACTGCAGCGAACAACTGCACCGACATCGTGCTGAGGGCATGGCGGCGGAATTGACTTACCGGACCATTTTTTCATTGATTCCCGTCGTGGTGCTGGGGTTGGTGATGTTTCGCGTCTTCGGCGGATTGGACGATGTGCAGCTGAGGGTGGAGAACCAGTTGTATTCGTTCTTTGGCGTTCCACAGATTCCGGCCGAGTACATCCCGGTGCCGGAACCCGAACCCGGTGCCTTGCCTATCGAAGCGAGCTTGGACCCGACGGAAGTGAACACGCCGGACTTTGCTGATTCAGATGATCCGGTGATCGAAACCATTGTGCCGGAAGAAGGCGAAGTCGCCGACGTCGATGAGAACGGTGCGACCGGGGAGGAAGGAATCGGAGGTGGGGCGGACGGCATGATGCAAGGCGATGCCACCGACCCAACCATTGATGGCTATCCGCCGACACCGGAAGCAGCGGCGGGTGAAGCCATCGACGCGGAAGAAATGGAAGGCAAAGCGGAAGCCGACGACCAAGCTCGCGAAATCATTCGGCAAACTTTGCACGGAGCGACGTCCAAGATTGCTTCGTTGGATTTTGCGTCGATCGGCGTCTTTGGGTTGTTGCTGTTTATCTACGCGGCGGTTGCGCTAGCGGACGCTACCGAGTACTTGTTCAACCGAATCTTTGATGCACCGACGCAGCGGCCGATTCATCTTCGCGTGGCGGTGCACTGGTCGATCATCACGCTCGGAAGTGGGCTGCTGGCGCTCAGCCTTTACATGTCGGCTCAAGTCATCGATTGGTTTGGAGATTTGGGGGCCGGTTCGGGACCGGTTTGGATTTTGCAACACGCGTTGTCGCTACTGGCCGGTTGGGTGTTGTTGTTTTTGCTCTATGCGTTGATGCCCAACACGCACGTTTCGGTTCGAGCAGCGGTGATGGGATCGGCGGTCAGTGCGGTGCTGTGGGAAGTCGCCAAGTACGGTTTTCAGATTTACGTCACCACGGCCGTTCCTTATTTAGAGCTTTACGGATCGATCGGTGTGATCCCGTTGTTCCTGCTTTGGATCTACCTGACTTGGTTGATCGTTCTGTTCGGATTGATTCTGACCTACACACTGCAAACGGTTCGCGGCAAAGAGTTCCGTCGAGGTGGTGAAAAGCAGGAGGATCTGCCCGCCGGAGACCCCGATTGGATGCTGCCAATCATGACCGAAGTCGCGATCGCGTTTGCGGATGGCGAAGCGGTGGGGCGGCAGGAACTGTCCGATCGTTTGGGGCTTTCCAGCCGTGTGGTTCATGAGATGGAGAACCGTTTGATCGAGGCCAACTTCCTTCGACGAGTGGTGACGGGGGCGGGGCAAGAGAACCAATTGACGCTCGCACGACCCGCCAACAACATTTTGCTCGCTGAAGTGATGCGGTTGGCTCACCGGTTCCGTCCCGCGAGCAATCATCCGGCTTGGAAAACGTTGGCCGACTTGAAGGAAGCGGAATGCGTTGCCGCTGGTACCCGCTCGCTCGCTGATTGGATGACGGAGGATTTGCCGCCGGAGGCCGATGCGAACTCCGCCGAAGTTGTTGGCGACACGTCCGAAGAGGACGCCGATTCGGATGGTTGA
- a CDS encoding redoxin domain-containing protein, which produces MNCVRLGKWNVLPSLMFFVAVLGMASVSVGQDKPSFELSDDVRDALTPLFSRILKADVSRATVELSAETVMGGKVVETADSVYQIASKYPNQYTVYYKSADDRKRLYSDGEKGVVALTPEAFFRLPQVASCQELATRSEINLGPYPEAVLALTLAGVDPAVTFLGGMKSVEVAGKMKYRGSIQSIHLRGQQKDGVSWDLWISDEGKPRPLRLLVDLTPMLVATGQVAVPQGYAYSLRYDFKSWRVTGEVDDKLFQYTPPREAVEYESLEEYQQQAAQELAEHPLLGESVPDFELTLLDGSIVRKADLKGKVIVLDFWATWCGPCLQAMPVIAETTRKFADKDVQFYAVNVGESSSLVKGFVSEQDWDVSVASDPDGDLIEAFTAKSIPLTLLIAPTGIVEAVHQGFPGEAELKQQFTDELEVLVQGGRIASSVPADAEPQK; this is translated from the coding sequence GTGAATTGTGTTCGTTTGGGGAAATGGAATGTCCTGCCGTCATTGATGTTTTTCGTCGCCGTTCTTGGAATGGCATCGGTTTCGGTCGGGCAGGACAAGCCTTCGTTTGAACTCAGTGATGACGTTCGCGACGCTCTGACGCCGCTGTTCTCTCGCATCTTGAAAGCGGATGTCTCTCGGGCGACGGTGGAGTTGTCGGCTGAAACCGTGATGGGCGGTAAAGTCGTTGAGACGGCTGATTCGGTCTATCAAATCGCGTCGAAGTATCCCAACCAGTACACGGTTTACTACAAGTCCGCTGACGATCGAAAACGGCTGTATTCAGACGGCGAGAAAGGTGTCGTGGCGCTCACGCCCGAAGCTTTCTTTCGATTGCCTCAAGTCGCATCGTGCCAAGAGCTCGCGACGCGTTCAGAAATCAATCTCGGACCCTATCCGGAAGCGGTGTTGGCACTCACGTTGGCAGGAGTCGATCCCGCGGTCACCTTCCTCGGCGGAATGAAGTCAGTCGAAGTCGCGGGGAAGATGAAGTATCGAGGCAGCATCCAATCCATCCACCTGCGCGGGCAGCAAAAAGATGGTGTCTCATGGGATCTATGGATCAGCGATGAGGGTAAGCCTCGACCGCTTCGTTTGCTGGTCGATCTCACACCGATGTTGGTCGCAACCGGACAAGTCGCGGTGCCTCAAGGCTATGCCTACTCGTTGCGTTACGACTTCAAGTCTTGGCGAGTGACGGGTGAAGTCGACGACAAACTGTTTCAGTACACGCCACCACGAGAAGCGGTGGAATACGAATCGTTGGAAGAGTATCAACAGCAAGCTGCTCAGGAGCTGGCGGAGCATCCCCTGCTGGGCGAATCCGTTCCCGACTTTGAACTCACGTTGCTGGATGGTTCCATCGTTCGAAAAGCGGACTTGAAGGGCAAAGTCATCGTGTTGGATTTTTGGGCGACTTGGTGTGGTCCTTGTTTGCAGGCGATGCCCGTGATCGCCGAGACGACTCGAAAGTTTGCGGACAAGGACGTGCAGTTTTACGCCGTCAACGTTGGCGAAAGTTCATCGCTGGTGAAAGGGTTCGTCAGCGAACAAGATTGGGATGTCTCCGTGGCATCCGATCCGGACGGTGATTTGATTGAGGCGTTCACGGCCAAGTCCATTCCACTGACACTCTTGATCGCTCCCACTGGCATCGTGGAAGCGGTTCATCAAGGGTTCCCAGGCGAGGCCGAGCTGAAGCAGCAGTTCACCGATGAACTGGAGGTCTTGGTACAAGGCGGACGAATCGCCTCTTCTGTTCCCGCCGATGCCGAACCTCAAAAGTAG
- a CDS encoding rhomboid family intramembrane serine protease, protein MGLNERDYSRSERTPWDRIENPVSMIKILIGINVAVFLVDIVFADQLIQWFGVRGQTLFKPWLWFQALTYGFLHNVQDVLHILFNMFLLFIFGRPVEQRLGGNEFLRFYLIAVIFGGIVAMLYPCAMSLIYTGQISPDFIGVPTIGASGAVVAVMVLFACYFPNQEVLFMFVFPMKAWVLASLLVVGDLASALGLFGGASSTAFEVHLAGAVFGFLYYQLGWSFQWLDFTRFAEIPERMRQKSRRAKLKLHDPDKKIRAEAEDADRILAKIHESGESSLTSSERKTLERYSRRQRQKRELD, encoded by the coding sequence ATGGGGCTGAACGAACGCGACTACAGTCGCTCGGAACGAACACCTTGGGATCGAATCGAGAATCCCGTCTCGATGATCAAGATTTTGATCGGAATCAATGTCGCGGTTTTTCTTGTGGACATTGTTTTTGCCGATCAGCTGATCCAGTGGTTTGGCGTGAGAGGTCAGACTCTTTTCAAACCATGGCTGTGGTTCCAAGCTCTGACCTATGGATTTCTGCACAACGTTCAGGACGTCCTGCACATTCTGTTCAACATGTTCTTGTTGTTCATCTTTGGGCGACCGGTTGAGCAACGGTTGGGGGGCAACGAATTCCTTCGGTTTTATCTAATCGCAGTGATCTTCGGTGGCATCGTTGCGATGCTGTACCCATGTGCAATGTCGTTGATTTATACGGGGCAAATCAGTCCCGATTTCATCGGTGTGCCCACCATTGGAGCCAGTGGTGCTGTGGTGGCTGTGATGGTTTTGTTCGCCTGCTACTTCCCCAATCAGGAAGTGCTGTTCATGTTCGTTTTCCCCATGAAGGCTTGGGTTTTGGCCAGCCTTTTGGTGGTGGGAGACCTGGCATCGGCGTTGGGTCTGTTTGGCGGGGCAAGTTCCACCGCCTTCGAAGTCCACTTGGCCGGGGCCGTTTTTGGGTTCCTTTACTATCAGCTCGGATGGTCGTTTCAGTGGCTTGATTTCACACGGTTCGCTGAGATTCCTGAGCGAATGCGGCAGAAATCGCGACGGGCGAAGCTGAAATTGCACGATCCCGATAAAAAAATCCGGGCAGAAGCAGAGGATGCGGACCGAATTCTAGCTAAAATCCATGAGTCAGGAGAATCCAGCCTGACATCCTCGGAACGTAAGACCCTGGAGCGATACAGCCGGCGTCAGCGACAAAAACGCGAGTTGGACTGA